The Vicinamibacterales bacterium genome contains the following window.
CCGGCAGGGGCTTTCGCCCGAGGAGGCGCGGCGGGCGGCGCGCCGCAGCTTCGGCGGCGTGCCGCAGACGCAGGAGATCTGCCGGCAGGTGCGGTCGTTCGCGTGGCTGGAGGAACTGTCGCGTGACCTGCGGTATGCGCTGCGCACGCTGCGAAAGAATCCGGCGTTCACCGTGACCGCGGCCGCGACGCTGGCGCTTGCCATCGGCGCCAACACCGTCATGTTCTCCGTCGTGGATGCGGTCCTGCTCAGGCCGCTTCCCTACCGAGCGCCGGAGGAGCTGGCGATGTTGTGGACCGAAGATCCGGCCATCAACCTGCGCGAGGGGCGATCGGCACTGTGGGACGTCGCGCAGTGGCGGGAGCGAAGCGAGTCGTTCGTCGACATCGCGACGTTCGATTCGGTGTCGACGCTGCTGACCGGCGCGGACGGAGTGGAGCAGGCCGACGGCGCGAGCATGTCTCCCAACCTGCTCTCGGTGCTCGGCGTTCAGCCGATCCTCGGACGCGCCTTCTCGACCGATGAAGCCGGGCAGCGTCAAGCGGTGATCCTGATCAGTCATCGTTTCTGGCAGGCGCGCTTCGGAGGAGCGCCGGACGCGCTCGGCGCGACGCTGATCGTCAACGGCTTGCCCTCGCAGATCGTCGGCGTCCTGCCGGCCGGCTTCGCTATCGCCGGCGTCGACGCCGACCTCTGGCGGCCCCACCCGGCCCGTCCCGCCGTGCGCGGCGGGCAGACGTGGTTCGTCGTCGCGAGACTTCGCCCTGGCGTAAGTGACGGACACGCCCAGACCGAGATGAGCGCCATCGCCCGGCGGCTTGACGACGAGTTGCCGGCGGAAGCCAGGAACCAGGGAATCGCGGTGGTCCCTCTGAGTCTTTATGTCGTTGGACCGCAGCCGCGGCTGGCGCTGTGGCTGCTCGGCGCCGCCGTGTTCTGCGTGTTCCTCATCGCCGCTGCCAACGTCACGAGCCTGTCGCTGGCGCGCGGCGCCGCCCGCGCGCGCGAGATGGCGGTCCGCGCAGCGCTCGGCGCGAACGCCGGACGGCTCGTCCGGCAGCTGCTCACCGAAAGCCTCGTGCTCGCCGTCCTGTCCGGCTCGATCGGCACGCTGCTCGCCGTCTGGGGCATCCGGCTGGTGCGCGCGTTCGGGCCCGCCACCCTGCCGCGCCTGAACGAGGTGAGCGTGGATCTGCGCGTCCTCGGTTGCGCGATCGCCATCGCTCTGCTCTCGGGAATCGTGGTGGGACTCGCGCCGGCGATGACCGCACTGCGGCGCGACCTGCGACCGTCGGGCGAGGAGAGCGGCAGAACCGTATCGGGCGGATCGTCGAGCCGCCGCATGCGCCGTTCCCTCGTGGTGGCGGAGTTTGCGCTGGCGATCGTTCTGCTCGTCGGCGCCGGGCTCCTCGTCCGAAGCTGGTGGCACGTCATCAACGTCGACGTTGGATTCGACTCCGAGCGGGTGCTGCTGATGGGGATCTCCACTCCGCCGGCGCTCACCGTACCGGCGGAGCGGACGGCCCTCTATCTCCGCGTTCTCGAGGAGGTTCAGGCGGTGCCGGGCGTCGAGCGGGCCGGCATCATCGACGATCTGTTCACCGGCAACCCGAGGGAACGCGTCATCACCGTCGAACGCAACGACGGAGCCGTGACCGAGCGGGCGCGGCTCACGAGCGACGAGGTCAGTCCGGACTTCTTCGCCGCGATGGGGACACCGCTGCTCCGCGGCCGCGTCTTCTCGGCGACGGACAGGATCGACGCGCCGCTGGTGGCGATTGTCAACGAGGCGATGGCGCGCC
Protein-coding sequences here:
- a CDS encoding ABC transporter permease, which produces MITRLRIFLFRLRALVRARQMDRDLEDEIGSHLAEAAEEYIRQGLSPEEARRAARRSFGGVPQTQEICRQVRSFAWLEELSRDLRYALRTLRKNPAFTVTAAATLALAIGANTVMFSVVDAVLLRPLPYRAPEELAMLWTEDPAINLREGRSALWDVAQWRERSESFVDIATFDSVSTLLTGADGVEQADGASMSPNLLSVLGVQPILGRAFSTDEAGQRQAVILISHRFWQARFGGAPDALGATLIVNGLPSQIVGVLPAGFAIAGVDADLWRPHPARPAVRGGQTWFVVARLRPGVSDGHAQTEMSAIARRLDDELPAEARNQGIAVVPLSLYVVGPQPRLALWLLGAAVFCVFLIAAANVTSLSLARGAARAREMAVRAALGANAGRLVRQLLTESLVLAVLSGSIGTLLAVWGIRLVRAFGPATLPRLNEVSVDLRVLGCAIAIALLSGIVVGLAPAMTALRRDLRPSGEESGRTVSGGSSSRRMRRSLVVAEFALAIVLLVGAGLLVRSWWHVINVDVGFDSERVLLMGISTPPALTVPAERTALYLRVLEEVQAVPGVERAGIIDDLFTGNPRERVITVERNDGAVTERARLTSDEVSPDFFAAMGTPLLRGRVFSATDRIDAPLVAIVNEAMARRSWPRQDPVGRRFTFGARDAGAPWFTVVGVVGDMRRQGPERTALPQVFVSLAQSPASRSVNLLIRTSSDDLLGMGDALREAVRRVDRNAPIVGVAPLEQQLGTYVAQRRFQTSLLTGFSLVALLMAAVGVYGLIQYSIATRTREIGLRMAIGAQRADIFRMVVGEGLALSVTGAVIGLAGAWWLGRAGSSLLFGVAAGDPLTFATVLLLLIAVAAAACYVPARRAMNVDPIRALRVT